The Armatimonadota bacterium genome window below encodes:
- the mutS gene encoding DNA mismatch repair protein MutS, with the protein MHDLTPMMRQYHQLKARLPGTLLLFRLGDFYELFYDDAKTAARELEIVLTSREVGKGRRIPMCGVPYHAAMGYVARLVERGYRVALCDQVEDPRRAKGLVRREVTRIITPGTVMDESLLPPRASIYLAALAGHGERWGLAAADLSTGEFLVTEVPSAQWPRLREEIARLEPREILVSAGAAEALRTTLAPAHLTPLEEWRWDPATAGRILQEHFRVHSLEGFGCATLPAATTAAGVLLHYLQQTQLSPLEHLRGLRTYTLDDYLVLDEGTRRHLEILRNQRDGGVRHTLLEVLDRTVTTMGGRLLRSWLTQPLREEAAIGARLDAVQELLQQPALRSAVRDALKAIADLPRLVGRIGHGSAGPRDLVTLRLSLERLPALRATLAEATAPRLRHLAGEVEDHAAAAALVARAIVDDPPASRQGGVIRDGYDADLDSLRRAAREGKRWIADLEAVERARTGIKSLRVGYNKVFGYYIEVSKPNLRLVPPDYVRKQTLTAAERFITAEMKEREAQILGAEGRMAEVEARLVAEVRQEVAAHAPAIQRTAAALAEWDVLAALAEVAAVRGYTRPVLTTAPVLRVRAGRHPVVEAALPAGAFVPNDLEMDVDQRAILIVTGPNMAGKSVYCRQAALLTIMAQIGSFVPAEEAVVGITDRIFTRVGATDDTALGRSTFLVEMQETAQILHNATRASLVILDEVGRGTSTYDGMSIAWAVVQYLHDQIGARTLFATHFHELTELAALLPRVHNVNVLVREEGEEVVFLHRVVAGAADRSYGIHVARLAGIPPPVIEQARRVLAHLEAAVGPGAEGVAAPLPGRARGARQIPLPLEVPSPVEQELLALAVETLTPLEALNRLSELRERVRAARGGPQRLREKRLQ; encoded by the coding sequence CTGCACGATCTCACCCCCATGATGCGCCAGTACCACCAGTTGAAGGCTCGCCTGCCGGGGACGCTGCTGCTGTTCCGCCTGGGCGACTTCTACGAGCTCTTCTACGACGACGCCAAGACCGCGGCGCGAGAGCTGGAGATCGTCCTCACCTCGCGGGAGGTGGGGAAGGGGAGGCGCATCCCCATGTGCGGCGTTCCCTACCATGCAGCCATGGGCTACGTGGCCCGTCTGGTGGAGCGAGGCTACCGGGTGGCCCTGTGCGACCAGGTGGAAGACCCCCGGCGGGCGAAGGGACTGGTCCGCCGCGAGGTGACCCGGATCATCACTCCGGGCACGGTGATGGACGAGAGCCTCCTCCCGCCCCGGGCCAGCATCTACCTGGCCGCGCTCGCTGGCCACGGCGAGCGCTGGGGTCTGGCTGCGGCCGACCTCTCCACCGGCGAATTCCTGGTGACCGAGGTCCCTTCCGCGCAGTGGCCTCGCCTGCGCGAGGAGATCGCGCGGCTGGAGCCACGGGAGATCCTGGTCTCCGCCGGGGCAGCCGAGGCGCTGCGTACCACCCTGGCCCCAGCGCACCTCACCCCGCTGGAGGAGTGGCGCTGGGATCCGGCCACCGCAGGCCGCATCCTGCAGGAGCACTTCCGCGTGCACAGCCTGGAGGGGTTCGGCTGCGCCACCCTCCCGGCGGCCACCACCGCTGCCGGCGTCCTGCTGCACTACCTGCAGCAGACGCAGCTCAGTCCCCTGGAGCACCTGCGCGGCCTGCGCACCTACACGCTCGACGACTACCTGGTGCTGGACGAGGGGACCCGGCGGCACCTGGAGATCCTGCGCAACCAGCGCGACGGTGGAGTGCGCCACACCCTGCTGGAGGTGCTGGACCGCACGGTCACCACCATGGGCGGGCGGCTGCTGCGGAGCTGGCTGACACAGCCACTGCGGGAGGAGGCCGCCATCGGTGCGCGGCTGGACGCGGTCCAGGAGCTGCTGCAGCAGCCAGCGCTGCGGTCCGCCGTGCGCGACGCGCTGAAGGCCATCGCTGACCTGCCGCGTCTGGTGGGACGGATCGGCCACGGCTCTGCCGGTCCGCGGGACCTAGTTACCCTGCGGCTCTCCCTGGAGCGCCTCCCTGCGCTGCGGGCCACGCTGGCTGAGGCGACCGCGCCGCGGCTCCGCCATCTGGCCGGAGAGGTGGAGGATCACGCCGCCGCGGCCGCTCTAGTCGCCCGGGCCATTGTTGATGACCCCCCGGCGTCCCGCCAGGGCGGCGTCATCCGTGACGGGTACGACGCCGACCTGGACAGCCTGCGCCGCGCGGCGCGGGAGGGGAAGCGCTGGATCGCCGACCTGGAGGCGGTGGAGCGGGCGCGCACGGGGATCAAGTCCTTGCGGGTTGGCTACAACAAGGTCTTCGGCTACTACATCGAGGTGAGCAAGCCCAACCTGCGCCTGGTGCCACCCGACTACGTCCGCAAGCAGACTCTGACCGCCGCCGAGCGGTTCATCACCGCGGAGATGAAAGAGCGGGAGGCCCAGATCCTGGGGGCGGAGGGGCGCATGGCCGAGGTGGAGGCCCGCCTGGTGGCGGAGGTGCGCCAGGAGGTTGCCGCCCACGCCCCGGCCATTCAGCGCACCGCTGCCGCGCTGGCGGAGTGGGACGTCCTGGCCGCCCTGGCGGAGGTGGCGGCGGTGCGGGGCTACACGCGGCCGGTGTTGACCACCGCCCCGGTGCTGCGGGTCCGCGCCGGGCGTCATCCCGTGGTGGAGGCGGCACTGCCGGCCGGAGCGTTTGTGCCCAACGACCTGGAAATGGACGTCGACCAGCGGGCCATCCTCATCGTCACTGGCCCCAACATGGCCGGCAAGAGTGTCTACTGCCGGCAGGCGGCGCTGCTCACCATCATGGCGCAGATCGGGTCCTTCGTCCCCGCGGAGGAGGCGGTGGTGGGGATCACCGACCGCATCTTCACCCGCGTGGGCGCCACCGACGACACGGCGCTGGGCCGCAGCACTTTCCTGGTGGAGATGCAGGAGACGGCGCAGATCCTGCACAACGCCACTCGGGCGAGCCTGGTCATCCTGGACGAGGTGGGGCGCGGCACCAGCACCTACGATGGGATGAGCATCGCCTGGGCGGTAGTGCAGTACCTGCACGACCAGATCGGCGCCCGTACCCTCTTCGCCACCCACTTTCACGAGCTGACCGAGCTGGCCGCCCTGCTGCCGCGGGTGCACAACGTCAACGTCCTGGTGCGGGAGGAAGGGGAGGAGGTGGTCTTCCTGCACCGGGTGGTGGCGGGGGCGGCCGACCGATCCTACGGCATCCACGTGGCCCGCCTGGCCGGCATCCCCCCTCCGGTGATCGAGCAGGCGCGGCGCGTGCTGGCCCACCTGGAGGCGGCGGTGGGGCCCGGCGCGGAGGGCGTGGCTGCGCCCCTGCCCGGGAGGGCGCGGGGCGCGCGGCAAATTCCGCTGCCGCTTGAGGTCCCTTCGCCGGTGGAGCAGGAGCTGCTGGCCCTGGCCGTGGAGACCCTCACTCCTCTGGAAGCGCTCAACCGGCTGAGCGAGCTGCGCGAGCGGGTGCGCGCCGCGCGAGGAGGCCCCCAGAGGCTGCGGGAGAAGCGCCTGCAGTGA
- a CDS encoding DUF305 domain-containing protein, with protein sequence MRMTLALLLLALSLPVSAAPSSAPDPTLAALAALSGPAFDLAYMRALIPVHEEAVEMALAATLNADHAELLKWNQRVVERKNTQVRQMLVWLREAGASPGQRYAGVATSAVKKLRGLKGAALERSYIPMMAGQLERSVALSRLAAAKGHRPELRAMAGEIARVEAQEVTMLRGWLRKWYPG encoded by the coding sequence ATGCGCATGACGCTTGCCCTCCTCCTGCTTGCCCTCTCGCTTCCCGTCTCCGCAGCTCCCTCCTCCGCTCCTGATCCCACCCTGGCCGCACTGGCCGCTCTGAGCGGCCCGGCGTTCGACCTCGCCTACATGCGGGCCCTCATCCCCGTGCACGAGGAGGCGGTGGAGATGGCGCTGGCGGCCACCCTGAACGCCGACCACGCCGAGCTCCTCAAGTGGAACCAGCGCGTGGTCGAGCGAAAGAACACCCAGGTACGGCAGATGCTGGTATGGCTGCGCGAGGCCGGCGCCTCGCCGGGACAGCGCTATGCCGGGGTGGCTACCTCTGCAGTGAAGAAGCTGCGCGGCCTCAAGGGTGCGGCCCTGGAGCGGTCGTACATCCCCATGATGGCCGGGCAGCTGGAACGCAGCGTCGCCCTCTCCCGCCTGGCCGCGGCGAAGGGGCACCGCCCGGAGCTCCGGGCCATGGCCGGAGAGATCGCCCGCGTGGAAGCCCAGGAGGTGACCATGCTGCGCGGCTGGCTGCGGAAGTGGTACCCGGGCTAG